Below is a window of Rhodamnia argentea isolate NSW1041297 chromosome 11, ASM2092103v1, whole genome shotgun sequence DNA.
GGCATTGAAAAAACTTCGTTATCTTGAACCACATGGCCATCTTTGGACaaaagctttcaaaatgaagTGAAGCACTTGACAGAAATCCGGCATAGAAGCATAATCAAGCTCCATGTCACAAGCTATGCATGTTCTTGATTTATGAGTACATAGAAATAGGGAGTCTATTCTATGCTTTGAGAGATGGCATGGAGGCGGTGGAACTAGATTGGTCTAAAAGACTCAACATTGTCTAGGATGTGGCACAGGCCTTGTGTCATCTGCACCATGTTTGCGTTCTGCCAATCATTCATTGGGACATATCTTGTGGAATGCTATTACTGCAGGCACACGGCTAAATCAATATATTTAACGACCCCCCAACCCAAACCCTCCCCCCAAAACAGGTGATAACTTGTTGATGCTTCATCATGCTTACATATTTACCATTTGATAACGCACTAACATTGAAAACTTGGTTTCGAGCCTCATCTCGCTATGAacttttcatcctttttttttttcccagcgCTTGCATACACTTTGGTCATTAATGAGAAATGCGATGTACACAGCTTTGGAGTGATAGCAACGGAAATAATAATGGGTGAGCATCCGGGTGATATCATCTGAAAATGACACTCTTCGGAGAAGATATTGTGCTACATCAAATATCAGACCCGCGTTTTCCAATTCCAAGAGAGAATTTTGCCACAAGAAGCATCGTTCTGGCAATTTCTTTGGCCCTTGCTCGCTTAAGTAGCGATCCAAAGTCGTGACTCGCAATGAAACAAGTTTCGGAAGCTTTTCAAGCTCCGGAACTAGCATTGCCGAAGCGCTTGCATTCAATCTCGCTCGCAACTCCAAGAAAATAATCAAGGAGTATTCCCTTGGCATGAGTCAATTTCCTAGTTTCGTCCACTCATATTGTTCCTACGGATTATTCCCCGTTTAAAAATAGTGACGTTGTTTTTAGGCTCCTTTTTGTTTCACTGTTGtaaagtattttcctaaaaattgatCGCTAATATCGCTTacataaataaatgaacaaaaaatatttttctaattcatgaaaatatttagatataaactGTTATCGATAATGGAAACGTTCTTTATAGACTGATTATTTAAAGAGTTATAagcaattatttaaaaaaaatatttaaaatcgcTGATTTTTCGAGAAAGAAATGGAGTTAAAGAGTCTGTGTCCCtttcccttaccaaaaaaaaaaaaaaagagtcgtGTCCTTTGACACGCCAGCATAGGTGTCTAGCTTCACTGAAAGCAAAAGAAGGGTCACCTATGATGAGCATCATATGCAACATGTCCTATAGTTATACTGACTACTAATAGTTTTCTCCTACTACAATTCAATTGTTGCAGCACCAGCACCTTCTAATAAGTTTAGGCTTGGCTaatttaggtcaatgtaaatcAAGTCATTAACCAAGTTGACACATCCCATTTGATTAAACAGGTCAAATGGGTCAAATTTGGGTTACACGGCTTGAagccaacaaaggaaaaaacaaaacaaaattagatttttcaaataaaaatatttaaaaattattaaagattATTCACGTCAGGGCGGACGGTACCACGTAGGGCTATTGACATCCactgtcagcaattttcgatgaataggattgaatcggtaTAAAGTGAAAAagcttaagactgaattgacaaaagcgtaaaagatttagcacttttttttttacaattttcccaaCAAGTCCTCCACCGACTTTTATGCTTTCAGCCATGGATGAAATTCAATGGCACTAAGAATATTCCACACCTCATGTAACCCCACCAAGAAACTatcaagaaaaccaaaattgACCGCTGTTTTGTCGTTTCAAGAAGACAAGAAGACATTGACTCCCATGTCCCAACATCTATAATTAAAGTGCGCCTTTCGAGAGCTTTTAAaagctttctttcccttttcattgTACTTGAGCATCATCCTTCGCACTCACGAGAAAATATTCGCACTGGGACCTAATCTACATCGCACCCGCAGCAATAACTCCTTTATAACATGGAATACAGTGACCCATGAGCAGCTGTCCTAGAACCGTTGCGCTCGACTAAAGAACATGGAGTTCTACCAGACCCTGTGTCTTCTCGTTTCCCTCTCTGCACAAGCATTGCTCGACCTCCCTTTCACAACAGCACAGTCATGTCATCCTGTCCAAAGCAATGCCTTACTTCAGTTCAGCAATTCTCTCACAGTGAAAACTGATATGTACCCACACTGTGATCCGAAGACGACTAGATGGGAGAACGGCCAGGACTGCTGCTTGTGGGACGGCGTCGCCTGTGACAATGTGACGGGTAATGTTATCGGCCTTGATCTTTCATTCAGCTGTCTTCAGGGAACCCTCCATCCTGACAGCTCACTCTTTGCGCTTCGCCATCTTCAGAGCCTCAACCTTGGTGCTAACAATTTCCTTACCTCACCCATTTTGCCCGAACTAAGTGTGTTCACTGATCTGAGGCACCTCAATCTCACTTACTCGAATTTTTCAGGTCTAGTTCCTACCGAAATTTCTTACCTTTCTAAACTTGTTTTACTTGATCTCTCTCAAACCTTTAATGGTACAAGTACATATGCCCCATCAGGTCTTAGGATCGAAAATACGGATTTCAAAGTGcttgttcagaatttgacagaGTTGAGGGTACTCAAACTTGATCTAGTAGACATGTCCGCTGTTTCGCCTAGTTCCTTCGTGAATCTGTCATCCTCCTTGACCATCTTCAGTGCGTCTAGCTGCCATTTACAAGGGGAACTTCCGCCCAACATTTTCAGCTTGCCAAACCTCCTTGATCTCGATTTGCAATCCAACGATATCACGGTTTCTTTTCCGAAGTCCAACTGGAGCAAGTCTGttgaatccttaaccctctcgTATACAAACATCTCAGGCAAAATACCTGATTCAATCAGTGAATTGAAGAATTTAAAAACTCTGGCTCTCCGTAGCTGCATGTTGATTGGATCGATTCCCTCATCCCTTGTGAATTTAACAGAATTGACCAGGTTGGACCTTTGGAACAATGAATTAACGGGTCATCCCCCGTCATTTGTTGGAAAGCTTGAACGACTCATCCATTTAGAccttttttataataattttattgGTGTTTTAGACTTCAGAGTCTTTTCAACACTGAAAAATCTGCAATTCCTTGGTCTTACAGTAGAGCTAAATCTAGATTCCAACAGTACGAACTACATATTTTCAGAGCTTGAGATTTTGGAGTTGTCTTCCTGTAACTTGATCGAGTTTCCGTCTTTTCTGAACTCTTCAAGAAAGCTAAGACAATTGAATCTCTCCAAAAACAAGATCAGCGGTCGGATACCGAGATGGTTTTGGGATTTGGCGAAAGATACACTATCGATTCTTGATATTTCTAGTAACCTTATTGAGGGAGACATACCACAATTTCCCTGGAAAGAGTTGGCCGTTGTCGATCTTAGTGATAACTTATTCCAGGGACCGCTGCCAACTCCACCACTCCCTACGTTCTTCTTTTCGGCCAGCTACAACCGCTTCAGTGGAGAGATTCCATCTTCCTTTTGCAAATTAAGCTCCCTCAGACTTCTACGATTGGCTAATAACAATCTCTCTGGCTCTATTCCACATTGTTTGGGAAACTTAACCGAGC
It encodes the following:
- the LOC115730188 gene encoding receptor-like protein Cf-9 is translated as MEFYQTLCLLVSLSAQALLDLPFTTAQSCHPVQSNALLQFSNSLTVKTDMYPHCDPKTTRWENGQDCCLWDGVACDNVTGNVIGLDLSFSCLQGTLHPDSSLFALRHLQSLNLGANNFLTSPILPELSVFTDLRHLNLTYSNFSGLVPTEISYLSKLVLLDLSQTFNGTSTYAPSGLRIENTDFKVLVQNLTELRVLKLDLVDMSAVSPSSFVNLSSSLTIFSASSCHLQGELPPNIFSLPNLLDLDLQSNDITVSFPKSNWSKSVESLTLSYTNISGKIPDSISELKNLKTLALRSCMLIGSIPSSLVNLTELTRLDLWNNELTGHPPSFVGKLERLIHLDLFYNNFIGVLDFRVFSTLKNLQFLGLTVELNLDSNSTNYIFSELEILELSSCNLIEFPSFLNSSRKLRQLNLSKNKISGRIPRWFWDLAKDTLSILDISSNLIEGDIPQFPWKELAVVDLSDNLFQGPLPTPPLPTFFFSASYNRFSGEIPSSFCKLSSLRLLRLANNNLSGSIPHCLGNLTELSVLDLGANKFEGTLPRSLNNCALLGQLNVSYNKINDTFPKWLLEAEFLSSFDLQFNEFHGQIDPPTDPFLRPSLRSFSIANII